ACATTACTTTCCACAACAGATGATTCGTTCTAATATGCGTTAGACGGTTGGAAATATCTGAAGGGAATCAACACTCTTACTGTCGGGATTTCAACAGAGGTCAGTCAGCCGTAATGTGTACTGCGACTCAGTGCCTGATCATTGAGAAAGGATCAATGGAAACTGACGCCCAAATGGTGGCTAATGATAGAATGATAATATGTTATCACACTTGCTGTACTTTGACTTAGTAACATCACTATAAAAGATTGGAGTTTTTAGAGATCACTTTACATTCCCTAACCTCATATATACACGTGTTGTATGAGGCATTTTTTATAGGGCTCGGAATAGGATCCCTGGCATATGACACAGACTGCAAGTTATCGTATCTATCAGATCCAAGAAGTAAGATAAATGAAACTAGTCAGGCGAGGTCCAAAAGAGAGGGAGTAATAACGTCCCTTATacttctgcatcatcggcTGCGCTTGGCCCCGCTTTTGGTCCGAAGGTGGTGGTCAGATTAAAGTCATACAGACAAGCTTTCTGTGTTGATCAACTTACTGCTTGAATAAGATCCGGGTAAATACTGCCAATAGAGACTTCTGAAGGATGATATTCCCAACAGAACGCAGGTCGCTCGAAGTGAGACACGGTTTGGCGTGATATCTCACATTCTTAGGACGTAGTAGCGTGATAATGCGCTACTGTTTGTTTGGACTCAGCTTTCACACAATTCTGCGGACTTTTCCAAGATTTGCTAACGACCTCTTCTGTacctatatataaaaagcttTATAAGTCATCAATGTATTATACATTCAAACCTAACGCCGTTCAAACTGTCAGAAACACCAAAAACACCACAAGATGCGCCCCAATCATCCTATATATATCTCGTTTCCGAGACGCCGATAATacaacaagaacaaaagaaaaataatgaaGAGTGAAAGCCATCACACCGCCTGTCTTACATCAGCACGGTACGCCTGCTTCAAACTCCCCAACGAAAGTTCATCGGCGGACCTTTCCTCCGGGAGCCTCTGTGTCTCCTCATGATCGATCGCCGACCAACCGCGGTCCGCCCGACTGCGCGTCCCTTTCTGCGTCGACATTTTATAAGTCCCAGCCGTGGGGTCCATCTTCGAGTTTGCCTGGGTAGCGTTCGACTTGAATATCTTCGAGACCAGCGGGCGCATGGAGGGCATGCAGGCCGTTATCATGGCGACGCAGATCTCGACTGAGGTGCAGTCGATGGCGCCTTGCAGGTCCCAGCTGGAGTCAGCGGAGTTGAGGGCTTGAGCTTCGATGCAGCGGAGGATGGAGGCGATGCAGGTTCTGatgttatataaaattagcgTCATAGTCTTTTGGCGGGATTGGAAAGAACGGACCCAAACCCGAGAGCAAAGACAGACGCCAGCATGCGTTTCTTGCGACTGCTCATGTGTAGTTGATGGATAACAGAGAGGGGCATGCTCAGGATGATAAAGTCAGTGACGACGTTTGTCACGCCGCTGAATACCACGACGGCGTAGTAATCAATGCAGGTGGCGGACACGGAAGGATCCCAGGcgtgagagagaggaacaCATTGTAGCCAGGTAGCGAGCACACTGCAGAAGTTGTACGCAACTACGACAAAGGCCATGAACCAGGTCATGAGGCGGAACCATCGCTGTGGGAAGATCCGACCGTAGAATGTTAGGATGGAGAGCTTGGTGAAGCAGATGGCGAGACAGTAGAAGCACTCGGCGATGGTTATAGACTGTGCGTCTGTATATTAGCGTTGTGTGAGGGTGGGGTGGCTGATAGAATTTAGTTTAGCTCACCAATGTTAAACCCTTCGCATCGGTTACATAGACAATGTGCTTTCCCATGCCAAAGTGGATGGTTATGTAGATTGAGACGTTGAATGCAACGTTGAAGAACTACCAGCCAGAAAAGGTGAGCTTGAGTTCCCCGAACTCACTGTAATGCCAAGCCCAATGGACCTTACCAATCCTACTATGATAAAGTAGTCGTCGAGACCTAACCGCATCGCCGTGATAGATCGGGCTATCACTCGCAGGATAACGCCTGCAGCGCTGGCGGCCATTGTGATTGATGCGCAGGCAATGATTCCCGGTGCACGGGTCGCACCCGGATTGGCTTCCATTGCCTCGATTTGAGCTGCTGTTAGACTTGACATTTTGGCAGAGTTCAGTAGTGTTGTCGTCCAGGCCACCGAGAACAATCAAGGAGAAAGTACACAACAGAGAGGAATGGGGGAGTGGATGGCAGGATCAGGCCTGGAGAA
The window above is part of the Aspergillus luchuensis IFO 4308 DNA, chromosome 8, nearly complete sequence genome. Proteins encoded here:
- a CDS encoding uncharacterized protein (COG:S;~EggNog:ENOG410PKP8;~TransMembrane:6 (o23-45i57-78o98-121i133-154o174-200i212-229o)), with the protein product MSSLTAAQIEAMEANPGATRAPGIIACASITMAASAAGVILRVIARSITAMRLGLDDYFIIVGLFFNVAFNVSIYITIHFGMGKHIVYVTDAKGLTLSITIAECFYCLAICFTKLSILTFYGRIFPQRWFRLMTWFMAFVVVAYNFCSVLATWLQCVPLSHAWDPSVSATCIDYYAVVVFSGVTNVVTDFIILSMPLSVIHQLHMSSRKKRMLASVFALGFGTCIASILRCIEAQALNSADSSWDLQGAIDCTSVEICVAMITACMPSMRPLVSKIFKSNATQANSKMDPTAGTYKMSTQKGTRSRADRGWSAIDHEETQRLPEERSADELSLGSLKQAYRADVRQAV